The following are encoded together in the Lathyrus oleraceus cultivar Zhongwan6 chromosome 3, CAAS_Psat_ZW6_1.0, whole genome shotgun sequence genome:
- the LOC127127419 gene encoding BAG family molecular chaperone regulator 4, whose translation MNSAAHFTGVSPTKDDVEWEMRPGGMLVQRREAGDDDYVDGQMINISVAHGSSHHEVFLPAQSTFWDVKEMLAHETGLKPEQQRLLFKGKEKENEEYLHMEGVKDKSKLLLLEDAASKESYLEEVRKHNEMLKAFEAVAAVRSEVDKLCERVSALEVAVDGGTMVSDKEFVVSTELLMRQLLKLDGIKAEGEAKLQRKAEVRRVQNAVDTLDSLKARNSKPFSNIGKSVL comes from the exons ATGAATAGCGCAGCGCATTTCACCGGAGTCTCGCCGACGAAGGACGACGTCGAATGGGAGATGCGTCCCGGCGGTATGCTCGTACAGAGACGCGAAGCAGGTGACGATGATTACGTCGATGGACAGATGATCAACATCAGTGTAGCTCATGGTTCTTCTCACCACGAAGTTTTCCTTCCAGCTCAATCTACTTTCT GGGATGTTAAGGAAATGCTTGCACACGAAACTGGTTTAAAGCCCGAACAGCAAAGACTCTTATTTAAAGGAAAAGAAAAGGAGAATGAAGAATATTTGCACATGGAAGGTGTGAAGGACAAGTCAAAGCTTTTGCTTTTGGAGGATGCTGCTAGCAAAGAGAGTTATCTTGAAGAAGTTAGAAAACACAATGAAATGTTAAAAGCTTTTGAAGCTGTTGCTGCTGTCAGATCAGAGGTGGACAAGCTTTGTGAGAGG gtgtcggcATTGGAGGTGGCTGTGGATGGAGGGACCATGGTATCTGACAAAGAGTTTGTTGTGTCCACAGAGTTGCTTATGAGGCAATTGCTGAAGCTGGATGGTATTAAGGCTGAAGGTGAAGCGAAGTTGCAGAGAAAAGCTGAG GTGCGTCGTGTGCAGAACGCCGTGGATACATTAGATTCCCTGAAGGCAAGAAACTCCAAACCTTTTAGCAACATTGGTAAGTCAGTCTTGTAA